A portion of the Naumovozyma castellii chromosome 2, complete genome genome contains these proteins:
- the RPN6 gene encoding proteasome regulatory particle lid subunit RPN6 (ancestral locus Anc_2.361): protein MSILEEARELVKNQQYEQAEKVYLDLLNRDVKTISEKNKNEQETCILELGELYVTTSAKEKLRDFIPHSTEYMMQFAKSKTAKVLKTLIEKFANVPDSLDDQIFVCEKSIEFAKNEKRIFLKHSLEIKLATLHYQKKQYKDSLQLINELLTEFKKLDDKPSLVDVHLLESQVYHKLRNLVKSKAALTAARTAANSIYCPSVTMAELDLMSGILHCEDKDYKTAFSYFYESFENFHNLTTKKSYEKACQVLRYMLLSKIMLNLIDDVKNILNAKYTKETYQSREIDAMKAVAEAYNNRSLLEFNTVLKQFQKELMGDDLTRSHFNALYDTLLESNLCKIIEPFECVEISHISKMIGLDAQQVEGKLSQMILDKVFYGVLDQGNGWLYVYDTPHQDATYDSALELVGELNTIIDQLFEKASILY, encoded by the coding sequence ATGTCGATTTTAGAAGAAGCCAGAGAACTTGTAAAGAACCAACAATACGAACAGGCTGAAAAAGTCTATCTGGACCTCCTCAACAGGGATGTTAAGACCATCTCGGAGAAGAATAAGAACGAACAGGAGACATGCATCTTGGAATTGGGAGAATTGTATGTCACAACTTCAGCAAAGGAGAAATTACGAGACTTTATCCCTCATTCTACCGAATACATGATGCAATTTGCTAAATCTAAGACCGCTAAGGTATTAAAGacattgattgaaaaattcgCAAACGTTCCAGATTCATTAGATGaccaaatatttgtatGTGAGAAGAGTATTGAATTTGCTAAGAATGAGAAAagaatcttcttgaaaCATTCTCTCGAGATTAAGTTGGCTACTTTGCATTatcaaaagaaacaatataAGGACTCTTTGCAACTAATCAATGAACTGTTGACtgaatttaagaaattggatGACAAACCATCCTTGGTTGATGTTCATCTATTGGAGAGTCAAGTTTACCATAAATTAAGGAATTTGGTTAAGTCCAAAGCTGCACTAACAGCGGCAAGGACTGCTGCTAACTCGATTTATTGTCCATCTGTTACCATGGCTGAATTGGATTTAATGAGTGGTATTCTACATTGTGAAGACAAAGATTATAAGACAGCATTTTCATATTTCTAtgaaagttttgaaaatttccatAACTTAACTACCAAGAAGTCGTATGAAAAAGCTTGTCAAGTTTTAAGATATATGCTATTATCAAAGATTATGCTAAATCTAATTGACGATGTTAAAAACATTTTGAATGCCAAATACACAAAAGAAACTTATCAATCTCGCGAAATCGATGCAATGAAAGCGGTAGCAGAAGCATATAATAACAGATCATTACTTGAATTTAACACGGTTTTGAAACAATTCCAAAAGGAACTAATGGGCGATGATCTTACCAGATCTCATTTTAATGCTCTATATGATACCTTGTTGGAATCCAATTTATGCAAAATTATTGAACCATTTGAATGTGTAGAAATATCTCATATCTCAAAAATGATCGGATTGGATGCTCAACAAGTAGAAGGTAAACTATCACAAATGATCTTGGATAAAGTATTTTATGGGGTTCTAGATCAAGGTAATGGGTGGTTGTACGTTTACGACACGCCGCATCAAGATGCCACCTATGATTCCGCATTAGAGCTGGTTGGTGAATTAAACACCATCATAGATCAACTATTCGAAAAGGCAAGTATACTATATTGA
- the DUN1 gene encoding serine/threonine protein kinase DUN1 (ancestral locus Anc_2.352), whose product MSTAVKRERSDEVHQPMKRQQTIVGEHSSIPVATLLNLIPGKEQTISIDNKTVTTVGRSRSCDIILTETDISTVHCELYLIKMNIDNIERSLINIIDKSRNGTFINGNRLVKKDCILKNGDRVVFGKGCSFLFKYTASSNLQEIEDSTATSQSEHNEEFTGESVVATKSASEVVFKKPQLGFTSSQNATKKIVRTKQLSFFDKYVLGKDLGSGHYATVKEGINKVTGQTVAVKIFHPQQNDDEKKSKQFREETNILMRIHHPNIVNLLDFFIEPVSKSQIQKYLVLDKIDDGELFERIVKKTCLRQDETKAIFNQILMGLKHLHQQNIIHRDIKPENILLNITRRTNPEQKQLGPWDEDEIDIQVKIADFGLAKFTGEMQFTNTLCGTPSYVAPEVLTKKGYTSKVDMWSAGVILYVCLCGFPPFSEQLGPPSLKEQILQAKFAFYTPYWDNIDDNVLHLISHLLVLDADARYSVEDTINHPWFNDTRQANSVSLEMKRLQLSDSQMPKTYSELSCL is encoded by the coding sequence ATGTCCACAGCTGTGAAAAGAGAGCGTTCCGATGAAGTTCATCAACCTATGAAGAGGCAACAAACAATCGTTGGAGAGCACAGCAGTATACCTGTGGCCACCTTACTGAATTTGATACCTGGCAAGGAACAAACTATTAGTATTGATAACAAAACTGTCACAACTGTGGGTAGAAGTAGATCATGTGATATCATTTTAACTGAAACAGATATATCGACAGTTCATTGCGAGCTGTATctaataaagatgaatattgataatattgaaagatcgctgattaatattattgataaGAGCAGGAACGGTACATTCATTAACGGTAATAGATTAGTGAAAAAGGATTGTATTTTAAAGAACGGAGATAGAGTTGTGTTTGGTAAGGGCTGTTCATTTCTATTCAAATACACTGCATCCAGTAATCTGCAAGAAATAGAAGATAGTACGGCGACATCTCAATCGGAGCATAACGAAGAATTTACAGGAGAGAGTGTCGTTGCCACAAAATCAGCTTCAGAAGTGGTTTTCAAGAAACCTCAACTGGGTTTCACATCCAGCCAAAACGctacaaagaaaattgtCAGAACAAAGCaattatcattttttgataaataCGTATTGGGTAAAGATTTAGGTTCAGGACATTATGCCACCGTTAAAGAAGGTATTAATAAAGTTACCGGCCAGACTGTGGCTGTCAAAATCTTCCATCCTCAacaaaatgatgatgaaaagaaaagtaaACAATTcagagaagaaacaaatatcCTAATGAGAATCCACCATCCTAATATTGTCAACCTACTTGACTTTTTTATTGAACCTGTTAGTAAATCACAGATCCAGAAATACTTGGTGTTGGATAAAATTGATGACGGTGAGTTATTTGAAAGGATTGTTAAAAAGACTTGTTTAAGACAAGATGAAACAAAAGCAATCTTTaatcaaattttaatgGGATTGAAACATTTGCATCAACAAAATATCATTCATAGAGATATTAAGCCTGAAAACATTCTTCTGAACATCACCAGACGTACTAACCCGGAACAAAAGCAACTTGGTCCTTgggatgaagatgaaattgatatcCAAGTTAAAATTGCAGATTTTGGTTTGGCCAAATTTACAGGTGAGATGCAATTTACTAACACGTTGTGCGGGACACCATCGTATGTGGCACCGGAGGTTCTAACAAAGAAAGGCTATACTTCAAAAGTCGATATGTGGAGCGCCGGTGTTATCCTATATGTTTGTCTATGTGGATTCCCACCCTTCAGTGAACAATTAGGTCCCCCATCCTTGAAAGAACAAATCCTTCAAGCTAAATTTGCATTCTATACACCATATTGGGATAACATTGATGACAATGTCCTTCATTTAATTTCGCATTTATTAGTTCTTGATGCAGATGCTAGATACAGTGTGGAAGATACTATCAATCATCCCTGGTTTAATGATACGAGGCAAGCAAATTCAGTTTCACTTGAGATGAAGCGTCTACAACTGAGTGACTCTCAAATGCCAAAGACTTATTCTGAGTTATCATGCTTGTAA
- the POL3 gene encoding DNA-directed DNA polymerase delta POL3 (ancestral locus Anc_2.351), with protein sequence MSDKLKNPDEVEDVDMEGGDSTTEKKLQPQSLDHSFGSEPVSTIEIIPTGKFTKYREQGFKAKDTDLHGTQMESAFEQELSMMEHDAATADEQDTSKYGRIVLPGDFSSATHDISFQQIDAEQSILNGGFKDNNTSTVVRFFGVTSEGYSVLCNVTGFKHYLYVPQPNSDDAKDPQQRERFLNYLNEMFDNGVDSIEVVEKQSIWGYSGDGKLPFWKVLVTYPSLINKLRTGFEKGHYTYNSWFSNGTTTYDNIAYPLRLMVDCGIVGMSWITLPKGKYTLIPDNKKLSTCQLELTINYKDLVAHPAEGDWSHMAPLRILSFDIECAGRIGVFPEPEEDPVIQIANVVSVAGAKKPFIRNVFTVNSCSPITGSQVFAHDKEEDMLRHWRQFILEADPDVIIGYNTTNFDLPYLINRARALKVEEFPFFGRLKTVKQEIKDTIFSSKAYGTRESKNINIDGRLQLDLLQFAQREYKLRSYTLNAVSAHFLGEQKEDVHYSIITDLQNGDSETRRRLAVYCLKDAYLPLRLLEKLMGLVNYTEMARVTGVPFSYLLSRGQQIKVVSQLFRKCIQIDTVIPNMSSQASDEQYEGATVIEPIRGYYDVPIATLDFNSLYPSIMMAHNLCYTTLCNKATVERLKLTKDEDYVITPNGDYFVTSKIRRGILPIILDELINARKRAKKDLKNEKDPFKRDVLNGRQLALKISANSVYGFTGATVGKLPCLAISSSVTSFGREMIMLTKNAVQDKYSKANGYENDAIVVYGDTDSVMVKFGTNDLKEAMALGTEAAAYVSTLFKNPINLEFEKAYFPYLLINKKRYAGLYWTNPDKYDKLDQKGLASVRRDSCSLVSIVMNKVLKKILIERNVNGALEFVKKTIDDILHNRVDISKLIISKTLAPNYVNPQPHAVLSERMKKRDGMGPNVGDRVDYVITGGNDKLYNRAEDPLYVLEHNIQIDSKYYLTNQLQNPIISIIAPIIGEKQANSMFVVKSIKISTGETKGGLMGFVKKVASCKGCRGPLKKGEGPLCANCQSRSGELYIKALYDIRDLEEKYARLWTECQRCAGTLHNEVLCSNKNCDIFYMRVKVKKELQEKMEQMSKW encoded by the coding sequence atgtCCGACAAATTAAAGAATCCTGACGAAGTGGAAGATGTGGATATGGAGGGAGGAGATTCAACCACTGAGAAGAAGCTACAGCCACAATCACTAGACCACAGTTTTGGTAGCGAGCCAGTATCTACAATAGAGATCATTCCCACAGGAAAATTTACTAAGTACAGGGAACAAGGTTTCAAAGCGAAAGATACAGATTTACATGGCACACAGATGGAGTCTGCATTCGAGCAGGAGTTATCCATGATGGAACATGATGCTGCAACCGCTGATGAACAGGATACTTCTAAATATGGTCGTATTGTTCTACCAGGAGACTTCTCTTCAGCAACTCATGATATTTCGTTTCAACAGATTGACGCCGAACAGAGTATCTTGAACGGTGGATTTAAGGATAATAATACCTCTACAGTTGTGAGATTTTTTGGTGTCACCAGTGAAGGTTATTCTGTGCTTTGTAATGTGACCGGATTTAAACATTACTTATACGTCCCACAACCAAATTCAGATGATGCTAAGGATCCACAACAACGAGAAAGGTTTTTGAACTACCTTAATGAAATGTTCGATAACGGTGTAGACTCCATAGAAGTGGTAGAGAAACAATCTATATGGGGATATTCAGGGGACGGGAAGCTGCCGTTCTGGAAGGTATTAGTTACATACCCTTCTTTGATTAATAAGTTAAGAACAGGGTTCGAGAAGGGACATTACACTTATAACTCTTGGTTTTCCAATGGAACTACCACATACGACAATATCGCATATCCTTTGAGATTGATGGTCGATTGTGGAATTGTCGGGATGTCCTGGATAACTTTGCCCAAGGGGAAGTATACTTTGATTCCAGataacaaaaaattatcaaCATGTCAACTGGAACTAACAATTAATTATAAGGATTTGGTAGCTCATCCTGCTGAAGGTGATTGGTCTCATATGGCTCCTCTAAGAATCTTGtcatttgatattgaatgTGCAGGTAGAATTGGTGTGTTTCCTGAACCGGAGGAAGATCCGGTTATCCAAATTGCCAATGTTGTTAGTGTAGCTGGTGCCAAGAAACCATTCATTAGAAACGTCTTTACCGTAAATTCATGCTCCCCAATTACAGGTTCGCAAGTATTTGCACATgataaagaggaagataTGCTTCGTCATTGGCGTCAATTTATCTTGGAAGCTGATCCAGATGTTATAATCGGGTACAACACAACTAATTTCGATTTGCCATATTTAATTAACCGTGCCAGGGCTCTGAAAGTAGAAGAATTCCCCTTTTTTGGTAGACTGAAAACCGTCAAGCAAGAGATCAAGGACACAATTTTCTCCTCGAAGGCATATGGTACCAGAGAATCTAAAAATATCAACATCGACGGAAGATTACAATTAGATTTGCTGCAATTTGCACAACGTGAGTATAAATTAAGATCATATACACTGAATGCCGTTTCAGCTCACTTCCTTGGTGAACAAAAGGAGGACGTTCATTACAGTATAATTACCGACTTGCAAAATGGAGACAGTGAGACTAGAAGAAGATTGGCTGTTTATTGTTTGAAGGATGCATACTTACCTCTTCGATTGCTGGAGAAGTTAATGGGTTTAGTCAATTATACAGAAATGGCTCGTGTCACAGGTGTCCcattttcttatcttttATCCAGAGGCCAACAGATTAAAGTTGTTTCTCAATTATTCAGAAAATGTATCCAAATTGATACTGTGATACCTAATATGTCGTCACAGGCGTCTGATGAACAATACGAAGGTGCTACTGTTATAGAACCTATACGTGGTTATTACGATGTCCCAATTGCAACCTTGGATTTCAATTCCTTATATCCAAGTATTATGATGGCTCATAATCTATGTTATACAACACTATGTAATAAAGCTACGGTAGAAAGACTAAAATTGACAAAGGATGAAGATTATGTGATAACACCGAATGGAGATTACTTTGTTACAAGTAAGATTAGACGTGGTATTTTACCAATCATTCTTGATGAGTTAATTAACGCCAGAAAACGTGCCAAGAAGGACttgaagaatgaaaaagaTCCTTTTAAGAGAGATGTTCTTAATGGTAGACAATTAGCATTAAAAATCTCTGCAAATTCTGTTTATGGTTTCACAGGTGCCACAGTAGGTAAATTACCATGCCTGGCGATTTCTTCCAGTGTTACATCATTTGGTCGTGAAATGATTATGTTGACAAAAAATGCCGTTCAGGACAAGTACTCAAAGGCAAATGGATACGAGAATGATGCTATTGTTGTTTATGGTGATACAGATTCTGTTATGGTTAAGTTTGGTACCAATGACTTGAAAGAAGCGATGGCGTTGGGAACAGAAGCAGCTGCTTATGTCTCAACACTTTTCAAAAATCCAATCAATTTAGAATTCGAAAAGGCGTACTTtccatatttattaatcaatAAAAAGAGATATGCTGGTTTATATTGGACGAATCCAGATAAGTATGACAAATTAGACCAAAAGGGGTTGGCGTCGGTTCGTCGTGATTCCTGTTCATTGGTGTCCATTGTGATGAACAAAGTTCTTAAGAAAATACTGATTGAAAGAAATGTCAATGGTGCTCTAGAATTTGTCAAAAAAACtattgatgatattttaCATAATAGAGTTGATATTTCCAAGTTAATTATATCCAAAACGCTTGCTCCAAACTATGTGAACCCGCAACCGCATGCTGTTCTTTCAGAGCGtatgaagaaaagagaTGGTATGGGACCCAATGTTGGTGATCGTGTTGATTATGTTATAACTGGTGGTAACGATAAACTTTACAACAGAGCTGAAGATCCACTATACGTTTTAGAGCATAACATCCAAATTGACtccaaatattatttaacaAATCAATTACAGAATCCAATAATTAGTATTATTGCTCCAATCATTGGTGAAAAACAGGCAAACTCTATGTTTGTTGTCAAATCTATTAAAATTAGTACTGGAGAAACAAAAGGTGGGTTGATGGGTTTTGTGAAGAAAGTTGCATCATGTAAAGGTTGTAGGGGGCCTCTAAAAAAGGGTGAGGGTCCATTATGTGCTAATTGTCAATCGAGATCCGGTGAATTGTATATAAAAGCACTATACGACATTAGAGACCTTGAAGAGAAATATGCTAGATTGTGGACGGAATGTCAACGTTGCGCAGGAACTTTGCATAATGAAGTTTTATGTTCAAATAAGAATTGTGACATCTTTTACATGCGTGTTAAGGTGAAAAAGGAACTACAGGAGAAGATGGAGCAAATGAGTAAATGGTAA
- the SNU23 gene encoding U4/U6-U5 snRNP complex subunit SNU23 (ancestral locus Anc_2.359): protein MSNFGRRTWDKEEYAIQAQTKSLHESLKHTLTASELSELKIRYTNYDQLMKDSIKGINQKVLTTGLTSYKKGKQFGFYCEICDLTFKDSLQFIDHLNHKTHEIKFELTFDEPLVLDTRDNDDIEIDEFSNSLKENVKAFVKIHKAKPKRDKDASVKKQRKKNKIITNTNSEIHSMMGFTEFGNSKS from the coding sequence ATGTCTAACTTTGGCCGAAGAACATGGGACAAGGAAGAATATGCTATTCAAGCACAAACGAAATCGTTGCATGAATCCTTAAAGCACACGCTCACGGCATCAGAACTATCTGAACTAAAGATTAGATATACCAATTATGATCAATTAATGAAGGATTCCATAAAGGGGATTAATCAGAAAGTTCTAACCACAGGCCTAACTTCATATAAGAAGGGAAAACAATTTGGTTTTTACTGCGAGATTTGCGATTTGACTTTTAAAGATTCTTTGCAATTTATAGATCATTTAAATCATAAGACCCACGagattaaatttgaattaacaTTTGATGAACCACTAGTTTTAGATACTAgagataatgatgatattgagATAGATgaattttctaattctcTTAAGGAGAACGTTAAAGCCTTTGTCAAAATACATAAAGCCAAACCAAAACGAGATAAAGATGCATCTGTAAAGAAacaaaggaagaagaacaaaataataaccAATACTAATTCTGAgattcattcaatgatgGGTTTTACAGAATTTGGTAACTCAAAGAGTTAG
- the BUG1 gene encoding Bug1p (ancestral locus Anc_2.356) — MSEQEAEDKRAKQLEEARKRVEALKKKKKNKKNKNKKDTKKDETEESTQPTPAPEELNNEGEVASSIEVTTGIEPTEEKLATTEEGRDDQQDKPESEILPTESDKRVAEEDIEKPKETEEKAAEEPKQLEEETKHEPLADQDIAKNDDLFGSNDDNESDFMTTIQKERESQEIKELKSTVEELNAELKKLKFSNIDKETTIEELQEQVQELTQQLEANQNELHSTKLELQSTQQLLHVAEEKLAKAPSPSAMQFTTFTSSSSQPHIVSTGNNMDAVSSQTVQTQEVDRVLLDKWRNWNVDMTTWRSIGSGPIVEF, encoded by the coding sequence ATGTCTGAACAGGAAGCTGAGGATAAAAGAGCAAAACAATTAGAAGAAGCAAGGAAAAGAGTGGAAgcattaaagaaaaagaagaagaataagaagaataagaacAAAAAAGATACCAAGAAGGATGAAACGGAAGAATCTACCCAGCCAACACCTGCACCcgaagaattgaataatgaaggaGAGGtagcttcttcaattgaagTTACTACTGGTATTGAACCTACAGAGGAGAAGCTTGCGACCACTGAAGAAGGGAGAGATGATCAACAAGATAAGCCAGAATCGGAAATTTTACCCACTGAGAGTGACAAGAGGGTtgcagaagaagatattgaaaaaccaaaggaaacagaagaaaaggCTGCAGAAGAACCAAAGCAACTAGAGGAAGAAACTAAACATGAGCCACTCGCAGATCAAGACATTGCTAAGAATGATGACCTATTCGGCAGTAATGATGACAATGAATCTGATTTTATGACTACCATTCAAAAAGAAAGGGAATCACAAGAGATTAAAGAGTTAAAATCAACTGTGGAAGAACTAAATGCTGAATTAAAGAAGCTAAAATTCAGTAATATTGATAAAGAGACTACTATAGAAGAATTACAGGAACAAGTGCAGGAATTAACGCAGCAACTTGAAGCAAACCAGAATGAACTACATTCTACTAAACTTGAATTGCAGAGTACTCAACAATTATTACATGTAGCTGAAGAAAAACTAGCAAAAGCGCCATCTCCTTCGGCAATGCAATTCACAACCTTtacatcttcttcttcacaACCTCATATAGTGTCTACAGGCAATAATATGGATGCAGTATCATCTCAAACTGTTCAAACACAGGAGGTTGACCGTGTTCTTTTGGACAAGTGGCGTAATTGGAATGTTGATATGACTACCTGGAGAAGTATTGGCTCGGGACCAATCGTTGAATTTTAA
- the GET3 gene encoding guanine nucleotide exchange factor GET3 (ancestral locus Anc_2.355) — MDLTVEPNLHSLIKSTTHKWIFVGGKGGVGKTTSSCSIAIQMALAQPSKQFLLISTDPAHNLSDAFGEKFGKDARKVTGMDNLSCMEIDPSAALKDMNDMAVSRSNEQGGADDGLGNLLQGGALSELTGAIPGIDEALSFMEVMKHIKKQENGEAESFDTVIFDTAPTGHTLRFLQLPNTLSQLLEKFSELSGKLGPMLNMMGAGNVDIASKLNELKANVETIKQQFTDPDLTTFVCVCISEFLSLYETERLIQELISYDMDVNSIIVNQLLFAEYDQEHNCKRCQARWKMQKKYLDQIDELYEDFHLVKMPLCAGEIRGLNNLKKFSQFLDKEYDPTADGKLIYELEDKE; from the coding sequence ATGGATTTAACAGTAGAACCAAACTTACActctttaattaaatctACTACTCATAAGTGGATTTTCGTCGGTGGTAAAGGTGGTGTCGGTAAGACCACCTCATCATGTTCCATTGCCATTCAAATGGCTCTCGCTCAACCTTCCAAACAATTCTTATTAATATCTACTGATCCTGCACATAACTTGAGTGATGCATTTGGGGAAAAGTTTGGTAAGGATGCTAGAAAAGTTACCGGGATGGATAATTTGTCATGTATGGAAATTGACCCAAGTGCAGCTTTGAAGGATATGAATGATATGGCAGTGTCACGTTCTAATGAACAAGGTGGAGCAGATGATGGTTTGGGCAACTTATTACAAGGTGGTGCTTTATCTGAGCTGACTGGTGCCATTCCTGGTATCGATGAAGCTTTATCTTTCATGGAAGTGATGAAACACATTAAGAAGCAAGAGAATGGGGAAGCTGAAAGTTTCGACACTGTTATCTTTGACACTGCACCAACAGGTCATACTTTAAGATTCTTGCAACTACCAAACACTTTGTCTCAGTTGTTAGAGAAATTCAGTGAATTGAGTGGGAAATTAGGTCCTATGTTAAACATGATGGGTGCAGGTAACGTAGACATTGCCTctaaattaaatgaattgaaagcAAATGTAGAAACCATCAAACAACAATTTACTGACCCCGATTTGACTACTTTTGTCTGTGTTTGTATTAGTGAATTCCTATCTCTGTATGAAACGGAAAGAttaattcaagaattgatcTCATATGATATGGATGTCAACTCAATTATCGTCAACCAATTACTGTTTGCTGAATACGATCAAGAACATAACTGTAAGAGATGTCAAGCCAGATGGAAGATgcaaaagaaatatttggatcaaATCGACGAATTGTATGAAGATTTCCACCTGGTAAAGATGCCTCTATGTGCTGGTGAAATCAGAGGCCTAAATAacttaaagaaattttctcAATTCCTGGATAAGGAATATGATCCAACCGCAGATGGTAAATTGATCTACgaattggaagataagGAATAG